One Panthera leo isolate Ple1 chromosome B1, P.leo_Ple1_pat1.1, whole genome shotgun sequence DNA window includes the following coding sequences:
- the CSN1S1 gene encoding alpha-S1-casein: MTTVLELDKMMKLQALTTMKLLILTCLVAIALARPNEPESREQRETSTSSSSEEVVPNNTQQKHVSKEDILSQRYLEQLHRLSKYNQLQLEALRDQQQLRRVTENNHIQLPFQQFYQLDAYPYAVWYYPPQVMQYIAYTPFYDVTKLTAPENTENVGVVPEW; encoded by the exons GCCTTGACCACCATGAAGCTCCTCATCCTTACCTGTCTTGTGGCTATTGCTCTTGCCAGACCT aATGAACCAGAGAGCAGAGAG CAAAGGGAAACTAGCACCAGTTCATCAAGCGAG gaaGTTGTTCCCAATAACACTCAG cagaaGCACGTTTCAAAGGAAGATATACTCTCTCAACGCTATCTG gAACAGCTTCATAGACTGAGCAAATACAACCAACTGCAACTG gaAGCTCTCCGTGACCAG CAACAACTGCGCAGAGTGACTGAAAACAACCACATCCAATTG CCTTTCCAACAATTCTACCAACTTGATGCTTATCCCTATGCTGTGTGGTATTACCCTCCACAAGTCATGCAGTATATTGCTTACACACCATTCTATGACGTCACTAAACTTACGGCCCCTGAGAACACTGAAAACGTTGGTGTTGTGCCAGAGTGGTAG